One Luteibacter aegosomaticola genomic window carries:
- a CDS encoding PhzF family phenazine biosynthesis protein, translating into MSPIRYKQLDVFAARHGGGNPLGVVIDAEGWSDERMQRFAHWTNLVETTFLLPARAEGANYRARIFTPSKEIPFAGHPTIGSAHAALDAGLITPDAAGVVWQECGAGVLPILVEGTGPDRELFVQSPKARVVGDGSKGGECLSSVLYGVTLGALKPACVEGGRRWWVAEFADEATLRGWRPDHAAIRALALATDTLGLCVFARTAEGLAVRAFPAGVGIVEDPASGAANGLIAAYVATHDTTGTLSKGYIVSQGREVGHDARIIIRIDGEHVWVGGRTNTIIDGVVDWRDA; encoded by the coding sequence ATGTCCCCCATCCGATATAAGCAGCTCGACGTTTTTGCCGCCCGTCACGGCGGCGGCAACCCCCTTGGCGTGGTGATCGACGCCGAGGGCTGGTCGGACGAACGCATGCAGCGCTTCGCCCACTGGACCAATCTGGTGGAAACCACCTTCCTGCTCCCGGCACGCGCTGAAGGCGCGAACTACCGCGCGCGAATCTTCACGCCGAGCAAGGAGATACCGTTTGCCGGCCACCCGACCATCGGCAGCGCCCACGCGGCGCTCGATGCCGGGCTCATCACCCCGGATGCCGCTGGCGTGGTCTGGCAGGAATGCGGCGCTGGCGTACTGCCGATCCTGGTGGAAGGCACCGGCCCCGATCGCGAACTTTTCGTGCAATCGCCGAAGGCTCGCGTCGTGGGTGATGGCTCCAAGGGCGGCGAATGCCTTTCGAGCGTGCTCTATGGCGTCACGCTCGGCGCCCTCAAGCCGGCCTGCGTCGAAGGCGGCCGGCGCTGGTGGGTCGCGGAGTTCGCGGATGAAGCCACCCTGCGCGGCTGGCGCCCGGATCACGCAGCGATCCGCGCCCTCGCCCTCGCCACCGACACACTGGGCCTGTGCGTGTTCGCCCGCACCGCCGAGGGCCTGGCCGTGCGTGCCTTCCCCGCTGGCGTCGGCATCGTCGAAGACCCCGCCTCGGGCGCCGCGAACGGCCTCATCGCCGCCTATGTGGCCACGCATGACACCACCGGCACACTCAGCAAGGGCTACATCGTGAGCCAGGGCCGCGAGGTCGGACACGACGCCCGGATCATCATCCGTATCGACGGCGAGCACGTCTGGGTCGGCGGCCGCACCAACACCATCATTGATGGCGTGGTGGACTGGCGCGACGCCTGA
- a CDS encoding dimethylarginine dimethylaminohydrolase family protein, with translation MAETTPTFERTVPRILMCAPTYFEVSYVINPWMTGHVHDTTSERSQRQWDALRETVQRHADVVIQPPAEGQPDMVFAANAGLVFGNSFVPSRFRYDERKGEEAHNRAFFTHHGFDIVELPDGVFFEGAGDALFDRGTSRRLWMGHGHRSDLEAAPALTRLLDIEVLPLKLADPRFYHLDTCFCPLVNGYTLYFPAAFDAASLALIERHVPPAERITVDEHDAVAFACNAVNLGRVVILNRASPGLRSRLEAAGFMVIEVALDEYMKSGGAAKCLTLRLDEAMGA, from the coding sequence ATGGCAGAAACGACCCCGACCTTCGAGCGCACGGTGCCTCGCATCCTGATGTGCGCTCCCACGTATTTCGAGGTCAGCTACGTCATCAATCCCTGGATGACGGGCCATGTGCACGACACCACGTCAGAGCGCTCCCAGCGCCAGTGGGATGCGTTGCGGGAGACCGTCCAGCGGCACGCCGACGTGGTGATCCAGCCGCCGGCGGAGGGTCAGCCGGACATGGTCTTTGCCGCCAATGCCGGCCTGGTCTTCGGCAACAGCTTCGTACCCAGTCGCTTCCGTTATGACGAGCGCAAGGGCGAGGAGGCGCACAACCGCGCGTTCTTCACCCACCACGGTTTCGACATCGTCGAGCTGCCCGACGGGGTGTTCTTCGAAGGCGCAGGCGATGCGCTGTTCGACCGCGGCACCAGCCGCCGCCTCTGGATGGGCCATGGGCACCGCTCGGATCTGGAGGCTGCGCCGGCGCTGACCCGGCTGCTCGATATCGAGGTGTTGCCGCTCAAGCTCGCGGATCCGCGGTTCTATCACCTGGATACCTGCTTCTGCCCGCTGGTGAATGGCTACACCCTCTATTTCCCGGCGGCCTTCGATGCCGCCTCGCTGGCGCTGATCGAGCGCCATGTGCCGCCCGCGGAGCGCATTACCGTGGATGAGCACGATGCCGTGGCGTTTGCCTGCAATGCGGTGAATCTCGGCCGGGTCGTCATCCTCAACCGCGCCAGTCCCGGGTTGCGCTCACGGCTGGAGGCCGCCGGCTTCATGGTCATCGAGGTGGCCCTCGATGAGTACATGAAATCCGGCGGCGCGGCGAAGTGCCTTACCTTGCGCCTTGACGAAGCGATGGGCGCCTGA
- a CDS encoding NAD(P)-dependent oxidoreductase has product MRIGFIGLGSMGAGMAANLVKGGHEVTVWNRTASVAEPLKALGAKVAATAAEAAQGAEVVHNMLANDAAVREVILGEVLPALAQGAVHVNHATISVALAQELSDTHDARGVGFVSAPVFGRPEVAAAGNLNMVASGQPAYLAKVQPLLELLAAKVWPMGDDPIRAAVVKISGNFLIGAAIESMAEASALTRAHGVAAKDFLEVMQNTLFSAPIYKIYGGMIAEDRYEPAGFKLSLGFKDVGLARAAAETKRVPMPVASVLHDALLESLNRGDGDIDWAGLARVAAARANLKD; this is encoded by the coding sequence ATGCGTATCGGATTTATCGGGCTGGGCAGCATGGGCGCGGGCATGGCCGCGAACCTGGTCAAGGGTGGCCACGAGGTCACCGTGTGGAACCGCACGGCGTCGGTCGCGGAGCCGCTCAAGGCGCTGGGCGCGAAGGTCGCCGCGACGGCTGCCGAGGCCGCGCAAGGCGCGGAGGTGGTCCACAACATGCTGGCCAATGACGCGGCCGTGCGCGAGGTGATCCTGGGTGAGGTGCTGCCCGCGCTGGCGCAGGGTGCCGTCCATGTGAACCACGCGACGATCTCCGTGGCCCTGGCGCAGGAACTGTCGGATACGCATGACGCACGCGGCGTGGGCTTCGTCTCCGCGCCGGTGTTCGGCCGCCCCGAGGTGGCCGCTGCCGGCAACCTCAACATGGTGGCCTCTGGCCAGCCCGCGTACCTGGCAAAAGTGCAGCCGTTGCTGGAGTTGCTCGCAGCGAAGGTCTGGCCCATGGGGGATGACCCCATCCGTGCGGCGGTGGTGAAGATCAGCGGCAACTTCCTCATTGGCGCCGCCATCGAGAGCATGGCCGAGGCGAGCGCCCTGACCCGTGCCCACGGCGTGGCGGCGAAGGATTTCCTCGAGGTGATGCAGAACACCTTGTTTTCGGCCCCGATCTACAAGATTTACGGCGGCATGATTGCCGAGGACCGCTACGAGCCGGCCGGCTTCAAGCTCAGCCTGGGCTTCAAGGATGTGGGGCTCGCCCGCGCCGCCGCCGAGACGAAGCGGGTGCCGATGCCGGTGGCCAGTGTCCTCCACGATGCCTTGCTGGAATCGCTCAATCGCGGCGATGGCGATATCGACTGGGCGGGGCTGGCCCGCGTGGCCGCGGCGCGGGCCAACCTGAAGGATTGA
- a CDS encoding NAD(P)/FAD-dependent oxidoreductase — MEYDAIVIGAGAAGLMAAIVAGQRGRRVLVLDHANKAGKKILMSGGGRCNFTHTHTTPANFLSRNPHFCKSALARYTPWHFIDLVDKHRIKYHEKSPGQLFCDESSKLIVRMLLDECAAAGVRIELNTPVTRIRAGEGGFGCDTPLGRFSAPSLVIATGGLSIPSLGASGFGYEVAKQFGHTVLPVRAGLVPLTLSGKHQERYDGLAGVALPIEARANGTSFRDAMLFTHRGISGPSILQISSYWEPGVDLRLDLLPGQDAYEALRAGREERPAAEFRTVLSSLLPRRLAERLCEVWLPSKPMRQYRDAELKDIAAQLQDWPLVASGTEGYRTAEVTLGGVDTDEVSSATLMSKRQPGLFFVGEVLDVTGHLGGYNFQWAWASGHAAGQAV; from the coding sequence ATGGAATACGACGCCATCGTCATTGGCGCAGGCGCCGCCGGCCTCATGGCCGCCATCGTCGCCGGCCAGCGGGGCCGCCGGGTGCTGGTGCTCGACCACGCCAACAAGGCGGGCAAGAAGATCCTGATGAGCGGCGGCGGCCGCTGCAATTTCACCCACACCCACACCACCCCGGCCAACTTCCTCAGCCGAAACCCCCATTTCTGCAAGTCGGCCCTCGCCCGGTACACCCCGTGGCACTTCATCGACCTCGTCGACAAGCACCGGATCAAGTACCACGAGAAAAGCCCCGGCCAGCTGTTCTGCGACGAATCCTCCAAGCTCATCGTGCGGATGCTGCTCGATGAATGCGCGGCGGCGGGTGTGAGGATCGAGCTCAACACCCCGGTCACCCGGATCCGGGCAGGCGAGGGCGGCTTTGGCTGCGACACCCCGCTAGGCCGGTTCAGCGCCCCGTCCCTGGTCATCGCCACGGGCGGCCTGTCGATTCCCAGCCTGGGCGCCAGTGGCTTTGGCTATGAGGTGGCGAAGCAGTTTGGCCATACCGTGCTCCCCGTGCGCGCCGGGCTGGTGCCGCTCACCCTCAGCGGCAAGCACCAGGAGCGTTACGACGGATTGGCCGGTGTGGCCCTGCCCATCGAAGCCCGCGCCAACGGCACCAGCTTCCGCGACGCCATGCTGTTCACCCACCGCGGCATCAGCGGGCCCTCCATCCTGCAGATCTCGTCGTACTGGGAGCCGGGCGTGGATCTTCGCCTCGACCTGCTGCCGGGCCAGGATGCCTATGAGGCGCTGCGCGCCGGTCGCGAAGAGCGCCCCGCAGCCGAATTCCGCACCGTGCTCTCCAGCTTGCTGCCGCGCCGCCTGGCCGAACGCCTGTGCGAGGTCTGGCTGCCGAGCAAGCCCATGCGCCAGTACCGTGACGCCGAATTGAAGGACATCGCGGCACAGTTGCAGGACTGGCCGCTGGTCGCCAGCGGCACCGAGGGCTATCGCACCGCCGAGGTCACCCTGGGCGGCGTGGATACCGACGAAGTGTCGTCGGCCACCCTCATGTCCAAGCGCCAGCCCGGACTGTTCTTCGTCGGCGAAGTGCTCGACGTGACCGGCCACCTGGGTGGCTACAACTTCCAATGGGCCTGGGCCTCGGGACACGCCGCGGGCCAGGCCGTCTGA
- a CDS encoding YajQ family cyclic di-GMP-binding protein yields the protein MPSFDIVSEVDKHELSNAVDQANREVSTRFDLKGTKAKFELEDSVITQKADNEFQIEQIHQILRTRLAARQIDVRALDVGKVETNLAEARQKVTVKQGIEQPVAKKIIAKIKEAKLKVEAQINGEKIRVTGKKRDDLQDAIALLRKADFELPLQFENFRD from the coding sequence ATGCCTTCCTTCGATATCGTTTCGGAAGTCGATAAGCACGAACTGAGCAATGCCGTGGACCAGGCGAACCGTGAGGTTTCGACCCGGTTTGACCTGAAGGGCACGAAGGCGAAGTTCGAGCTGGAGGACAGTGTGATTACGCAGAAGGCTGATAACGAGTTCCAGATCGAGCAGATCCATCAGATCCTGCGTACGCGCCTGGCTGCGCGCCAGATTGATGTGCGTGCGCTGGATGTGGGCAAGGTGGAGACGAACCTGGCTGAGGCGCGCCAGAAGGTGACCGTGAAGCAGGGTATTGAGCAGCCTGTCGCGAAGAAGATTATCGCGAAGATCAAGGAGGCGAAGCTGAAGGTCGAGGCTCAGATCAACGGGGAGAAGATCCGTGTCACGGGTAAGAAGCGTGACGATCTTCAGGATGCTATCGCCCTGCTCCGTAAGGCGGATTTCGAACTTCCGCTGCAGTTCGAGAACTTCCGGGACTGA